The following are from one region of the Melaminivora suipulveris genome:
- the dnaA gene encoding chromosomal replication initiator protein DnaA produces the protein MSSHDDFDAANAGQGLWQACAEQLAQELPEQQFNTWIKPLAAQVAPDFSRVTLLVANRFKLDWIRAQYAGRITALLQDLYGQPVQLELALAQRESVVRTYIRPAAPQALEPADAGQVAPAGDEGAFRTRLNPALTFETLVEGTANRMARSAAMHVAGSPGHLYNPLFIYGGVGLGKTHLVHAVGNRLLQDRADAKVLYIHAEQFVSDVVKSYQRRTFDDFKARYHSLDLLLIDDVQFFANKDRTQEEFFNAFEALLAKKSHIVMTSDTYPKGLANIHERLVSRFDSGLTVAIEPPELEMRVAILINKARSEGSEMPEEVAFFVAKNVRSNVRELEGALRKILAYSRFNQKEVSIQLAREALRDLLSIQNRQISVENIQKTVADYYKIKVADMYSKKRPASIARPRQIAMYLAKELTQKSLPEIGELFGGRDHTTVLHAVRKIGAERQQLTELNQQLHVLEQTLKG, from the coding sequence TTGTCCTCCCACGACGATTTCGACGCCGCCAACGCCGGCCAGGGCCTGTGGCAGGCCTGCGCCGAGCAGCTCGCGCAGGAGCTGCCCGAGCAGCAGTTCAACACCTGGATCAAACCCCTCGCCGCGCAGGTCGCGCCGGATTTCTCCAGGGTCACGTTGCTGGTGGCCAACCGTTTCAAGCTCGACTGGATACGTGCCCAATACGCCGGGCGCATCACCGCGCTGCTGCAGGATTTGTACGGCCAGCCGGTGCAGCTTGAGTTGGCGCTCGCTCAGCGCGAAAGCGTGGTGCGCACTTACATCCGCCCGGCCGCGCCCCAGGCGCTGGAGCCGGCCGACGCGGGCCAGGTCGCGCCTGCTGGTGACGAGGGCGCCTTCCGCACCCGACTGAACCCGGCGCTGACTTTCGAAACGCTGGTCGAGGGCACCGCCAACCGCATGGCGCGCTCGGCCGCCATGCACGTCGCCGGCTCGCCGGGGCACCTGTACAACCCTTTGTTCATCTACGGCGGCGTGGGTCTGGGCAAGACCCACCTGGTGCACGCCGTGGGCAACCGGCTGCTGCAGGACCGGGCCGACGCGAAAGTTCTCTACATCCACGCCGAGCAGTTCGTCTCGGATGTGGTCAAGTCCTACCAGAGGCGCACCTTCGATGATTTCAAGGCGCGCTACCACTCGCTGGACCTGCTGCTCATCGACGACGTGCAGTTCTTTGCCAACAAGGACCGCACGCAGGAGGAGTTCTTCAACGCCTTCGAGGCGCTCCTGGCCAAGAAGAGCCACATCGTGATGACCAGCGACACCTACCCGAAGGGTCTGGCCAACATCCACGAGCGGCTGGTCTCGCGCTTCGACTCCGGCCTCACCGTGGCCATCGAGCCGCCCGAGCTGGAGATGCGCGTGGCCATCCTGATCAACAAGGCGCGCAGCGAGGGCTCGGAGATGCCCGAGGAGGTGGCGTTTTTCGTCGCCAAGAACGTGCGCTCGAACGTGCGCGAGCTCGAAGGCGCGCTGCGCAAGATCCTGGCGTATTCGCGCTTCAACCAAAAGGAAGTCTCGATCCAGCTCGCGCGCGAGGCGCTGCGCGATCTGCTCTCCATCCAGAACCGCCAGATCAGCGTCGAAAACATACAAAAAACGGTGGCCGATTACTACAAGATCAAGGTCGCCGACATGTACAGCAAGAAGCGCCCGGCGAGCATCGCCCGCCCGCGCCAGATCGCCATGTATCTGGCCAAGGAGCTGACGCAAAAAAGCCTGCCCGAGATCGGCGAGCTGTTTGGCGGGCGCGACCACACCACGGTGCTGCACGCGGTGCGCAAGATCGGCGCCGAGCGCCAGCAGCTGACCGAACTGAACCAGCAGCTGCACGTGCTGGAGCAGACGCTCAAGGGCTGA
- the dnaN gene encoding DNA polymerase III subunit beta encodes MQVLKAPQGKVLAVLQSVSGIVERRHTLPILANVLIKKSGNALQFTTSDLEIQIRTTAELGGDAGDFTTTVGARKLIDILKTMPQDQLVTLESSQNKLILKGGKSRFTLQTLPAEDFPLVQEAANFGPAFSVPQKVLKNLMHQVSFAMAVQDIRYYLNGILFVAEGKTLSLVATDGHRLAFAGSELEVEVPKQEVILPRKTVLELQRLLSDADGAIEMQFASNQARFTFGGMEFVTKLVEGKFPDYNRVIPRNHPHRITLGRAPLLASLQRTAIMTSDKFKGVRLNIEPGSLRVSSNNAEQEEAMDELDIDYGAAPIEIGFNVTYLIDALANMGQDMVNIDLSDGSSSVLMSIPGDEAFKYVVMPMRI; translated from the coding sequence ATGCAAGTCCTGAAGGCCCCCCAAGGCAAGGTTCTGGCCGTCCTGCAATCGGTGTCCGGCATCGTCGAGCGCCGCCACACCCTGCCCATCCTGGCCAATGTGCTGATCAAGAAGAGCGGCAACGCGCTGCAGTTCACCACCAGCGATCTGGAGATCCAGATCCGCACCACGGCCGAGCTGGGCGGCGACGCCGGCGACTTCACCACCACCGTGGGCGCGCGCAAGCTGATCGACATCCTCAAAACCATGCCGCAGGACCAATTGGTGACGCTGGAGTCCAGCCAGAACAAGCTGATCCTGAAGGGCGGCAAGAGCCGCTTCACGCTGCAAACCCTGCCGGCCGAGGACTTTCCTCTGGTGCAGGAGGCGGCCAACTTCGGCCCGGCCTTCAGCGTGCCGCAGAAGGTGCTGAAGAACCTGATGCACCAGGTCTCGTTCGCCATGGCGGTGCAGGACATCCGCTATTACCTGAACGGCATCCTGTTCGTCGCCGAGGGCAAGACGCTCTCGCTGGTCGCCACCGACGGGCACCGCCTGGCGTTCGCCGGCAGCGAGCTGGAGGTCGAGGTGCCCAAGCAGGAAGTCATCCTGCCGCGCAAGACGGTGCTGGAGCTGCAGCGCCTGCTGTCGGACGCCGACGGCGCCATCGAGATGCAGTTCGCCAGCAACCAGGCGCGCTTCACCTTTGGCGGCATGGAGTTCGTCACGAAACTGGTCGAGGGCAAGTTCCCCGACTACAACCGCGTCATCCCGCGCAACCACCCGCACCGCATCACGCTGGGCCGCGCGCCGCTCTTGGCCAGCCTGCAGCGCACGGCCATCATGACCAGCGACAAGTTCAAGGGCGTGCGCCTGAACATCGAGCCGGGCAGCTTGCGCGTGTCTAGCAACAACGCCGAGCAGGAAGAAGCCATGGACGAGCTGGACATCGACTACGGCGCCGCGCCCATCGAGATCGGCTTCAACGTCACCTATTTGATCGACGCGCTGGCCAACATGGGCCAGGACATGGTCAACATCGACCTGTCCGACGGCAGCAGCTCGGTGCTCATGTCCATTCCGGGCGACGAGGCGTTCAAGTACGTGGTGATGCCGATGAGGATCTAA